From a region of the Malania oleifera isolate guangnan ecotype guangnan chromosome 12, ASM2987363v1, whole genome shotgun sequence genome:
- the LOC131144918 gene encoding uncharacterized protein LOC131144918 isoform X1, translating into MRSLLKPEPSISVASIYNPSDRVSTLSRIQNSLNLSSKLHDCLIRRKISVTVRATLDSLTIDHLGLPETNGILNPAISSSYRSSKLLKPNQTVLEAQARVCTGPTQTRPLGEDQAFKVLETILKSARGELKDEEEVSRAQLGAFFSAMTIRANAFPEATQWSEGEIHAMNTFWPLLVQALPPDVIFIADPEGSLMGVGSSIGPQYVGNDTTEMRLVGALREVLAGGHLGYEEVHGVLKDVLPLKFENVKSSGVRESLLSAFLIGQRMNLETDRELKAYCLAFDDEHGPVPVADVRSLTHYGDPYDGNTRYFRSTLFVAAVRSCYGESCLLHGVEWMPPKGGVTEEQMLKFMGANTYLSPLQAKELLEDEEVGFAYTSLREARPSLYSLIELREHIKKRPSLATSEKVQQFVRARGREAVVAGFYHEGYEEPLLMLMKRRGVHSGLVVKGEEGALTMTTRLRSVNASKGLPVNYCSGFRSLSAASALEVDAGVSRQSFNVEVNAKDYGFEPTETPRTDRSVLRNIELGLAALSGEKGPAYDRIVLNAGMVDHLLGCDGAEDISLALDRAREAIDSGEALNKLVNYIKFSRKMKQN; encoded by the exons ATGAGATCGCTGTTGAAGCCGGAACCTTCCATCTCCGTGGCGTCAATCTACAATCCCAGTGATCGTGTCTCCACGCTCTCGCGGatccaaaattctctcaacttatCCTCAAAGCTCCACGACTGTTTGATTCGGCGAAAGATATCTGTAACTGTAAGAGCTACACTGGACTCGCTGACGATCGATCATCTAGGGCTTCCGGAGACTAATGGTATTCTAAATCCTGCTATTTCTTCTTCGTACCGCAGTTCGAAGCTCCTTAAGCCGAATCAGACGGTGTTAGAAGCTCAGGCTAGGGTTTGTACGGGACCCACGCAGACTAGGCCGCTCGGTGAAGACCAGGCTTTTAAAGTGTTAGAAACTATTCTAAAATCCG CTAGGGGAGAACTCAAAGATGAAGAGGAAGTTTCTAGAGCACAGCTTGGAGCATTTTTTTCTGCAATGACAATCCGTGCAAATGCCTTTCCAGAAGCAACTCAGTGGAGTGAAGGGGAAATACATGCAATGAATACATTCTGGCCACTCCTGGTTCAAGCACTTCCACCGGATGTTATCTTCATAGCTGATCCTGAAGGTTCTTTAATGGGAGTTGGGAGTTCAATTGGGCCTCAGTATGTTGGTAATGATACTACTGAAATGCGACTGGTTGGTGCCCTTAGGGAAGTTTTAGCGGGAGGTCATCTTGGATACGAGGAGGTCCATGGTGTTTTAAAAGATGTTCTtcctttgaaatttgaaaatgtgAAATCATCTGGAGTTAGAGAGTCATTGCTTTCTGCATTTCTAATTGGCCAACGTATGAACCTGGAGACGGATCGAGAGCTTAAGGCATACTGTCTTGCATTTGATGATGAGCATG GTCCTGTGCCCGTTGCTGATGTTAGATCATTGACTCATTATGGTGACCCATATGATGGAAACACGCGTTACTTCAGGAGCACATTGTTTGTTGCTGCAGTTAGATCCTGTTATGGTGAATCTTGCTTGCTTCATGGTGTGGAATGGATGCCTCCTAAG GGGGGTGTAACTGAAGAACAAATGCTGAAGTTCATGGGCGCAAATACATACTTATCTCCATTGCAAGCAAAGGAACTTCTTGAG GATGAGGAGGTTGGTTTTGCCTACACGAGTCTGCGTGAAGCTCGCCCTTCCCT ATATTCATTAATTGAGTTGAGGGAGCATATAAAGAAACGCCCATCACTGGCTACTTCTGAGAAGGTTCAGCAATTTGTGAGG GCTCGAGGAAGGGAAGCAGTTGTTGCTGGGTTTTATCATGAAGGTTATGAGGAGCCACTGTTAATGCTTATGAAAAGAAGAGGTGTTCACTCTGGTTTGGTGGTTAAG GGTGAGGAGGGGGCCCTCACAATGACAACAAGATTGCGATCCGTGAATGCTTCTAAAGGACTTCCTGTCAACTACTGTTCAGGCTTCCGTTCACTGAGTGCAGCATCTGCTCTTGAAGTTGATG CAGGGGTGTCCCGTCAGAGTTTCAATGTTGAGGTTAATGCAAAAGATTATGGTTTTGAACCCACTGAAACTCCGAGAACTGATAGATCG GTGTTGAGGAATATCGAATTGGGTTTGGCAGCTCTAAGCGGTGAAAAAGGACCAGCATATGATAGGATCGTGCTGAATGCTGGGATGGTGGATCATCTCCTGGGCTGTGATGGTGCAGAAGACATATCCTTGGCTTTGGATAGAGCCAGAGAGGCCATTGACAGTGGTGAAGCCCTCAACAAGTTAGTAAATTACATCAAATTCTCTCGCAAAATGAAGCAAAACTAA
- the LOC131144918 gene encoding uncharacterized protein LOC131144918 isoform X3, whose protein sequence is MRSLLKPEPSISVASIYNPSDRVSTLSRIQNSLNLSSKLHDCLIRRKISVTVRATLDSLTIDHLGLPETNGILNPAISSSYRSSKLLKPNQTVLEAQARVCTGPTQTRPLGEDQAFKVLETILKSARGELKDEEEVSRAQLGAFFSAMTIRANAFPEATQWSEGEIHAMNTFWPLLVQALPPDVIFIADPEGSLMGVGSSIGPQYVGNDTTEMRLVGALREVLAGGHLGYEEVHGVLKDVLPLKFENVKSSGVRESLLSAFLIGQRMNLETDRELKAYCLAFDDEHGPVPVADVRSLTHYGDPYDGNTRYFRSTLFVAAVRSCYGESCLLHGVEWMPPKGGVTEEQMLKFMGANTYLSPLQAKELLEDEEVGFAYTSLREARPSLYSLIELREHIKKRPSLATSEKVQQFVRARGREAVVAGFYHEGYEEPLLMLMKRRGVHSGLVVKGEEGALTMTTRLRSVNASKGLPVNYCSGFRSLSAASALEVDERKDITSLGEKKSKM, encoded by the exons ATGAGATCGCTGTTGAAGCCGGAACCTTCCATCTCCGTGGCGTCAATCTACAATCCCAGTGATCGTGTCTCCACGCTCTCGCGGatccaaaattctctcaacttatCCTCAAAGCTCCACGACTGTTTGATTCGGCGAAAGATATCTGTAACTGTAAGAGCTACACTGGACTCGCTGACGATCGATCATCTAGGGCTTCCGGAGACTAATGGTATTCTAAATCCTGCTATTTCTTCTTCGTACCGCAGTTCGAAGCTCCTTAAGCCGAATCAGACGGTGTTAGAAGCTCAGGCTAGGGTTTGTACGGGACCCACGCAGACTAGGCCGCTCGGTGAAGACCAGGCTTTTAAAGTGTTAGAAACTATTCTAAAATCCG CTAGGGGAGAACTCAAAGATGAAGAGGAAGTTTCTAGAGCACAGCTTGGAGCATTTTTTTCTGCAATGACAATCCGTGCAAATGCCTTTCCAGAAGCAACTCAGTGGAGTGAAGGGGAAATACATGCAATGAATACATTCTGGCCACTCCTGGTTCAAGCACTTCCACCGGATGTTATCTTCATAGCTGATCCTGAAGGTTCTTTAATGGGAGTTGGGAGTTCAATTGGGCCTCAGTATGTTGGTAATGATACTACTGAAATGCGACTGGTTGGTGCCCTTAGGGAAGTTTTAGCGGGAGGTCATCTTGGATACGAGGAGGTCCATGGTGTTTTAAAAGATGTTCTtcctttgaaatttgaaaatgtgAAATCATCTGGAGTTAGAGAGTCATTGCTTTCTGCATTTCTAATTGGCCAACGTATGAACCTGGAGACGGATCGAGAGCTTAAGGCATACTGTCTTGCATTTGATGATGAGCATG GTCCTGTGCCCGTTGCTGATGTTAGATCATTGACTCATTATGGTGACCCATATGATGGAAACACGCGTTACTTCAGGAGCACATTGTTTGTTGCTGCAGTTAGATCCTGTTATGGTGAATCTTGCTTGCTTCATGGTGTGGAATGGATGCCTCCTAAG GGGGGTGTAACTGAAGAACAAATGCTGAAGTTCATGGGCGCAAATACATACTTATCTCCATTGCAAGCAAAGGAACTTCTTGAG GATGAGGAGGTTGGTTTTGCCTACACGAGTCTGCGTGAAGCTCGCCCTTCCCT ATATTCATTAATTGAGTTGAGGGAGCATATAAAGAAACGCCCATCACTGGCTACTTCTGAGAAGGTTCAGCAATTTGTGAGG GCTCGAGGAAGGGAAGCAGTTGTTGCTGGGTTTTATCATGAAGGTTATGAGGAGCCACTGTTAATGCTTATGAAAAGAAGAGGTGTTCACTCTGGTTTGGTGGTTAAG GGTGAGGAGGGGGCCCTCACAATGACAACAAGATTGCGATCCGTGAATGCTTCTAAAGGACTTCCTGTCAACTACTGTTCAGGCTTCCGTTCACTGAGTGCAGCATCTGCTCTTGAAGTTGATG AGCGTAAGGATATAACTTCTCTTGGGGAAAAGAAGTCTAAAATGTAG
- the LOC131144918 gene encoding uncharacterized protein LOC131144918 isoform X2, which translates to MRSLLKPEPSISVASIYNPSDRVSTLSRIQNSLNLSSKLHDCLIRRKISVTVRATLDSLTIDHLGLPETNGILNPAISSSYRSSKLLKPNQTVLEAQARVCTGPTQTRPLGEDQAFKVLETILKSARGELKDEEEVSRAQLGAFFSAMTIRANAFPEATQWSEGEIHAMNTFWPLLVQALPPDVIFIADPEGSLMGVGSSIGPQYVGNDTTEMRLVGALREVLAGGHLGYEEVHGVLKDVLPLKFENVKSSGVRESLLSAFLIGQRMNLETDRELKAYCLAFDDEHGPVPVADVRSLTHYGDPYDGNTRYFRSTLFVAAVRSCYGESCLLHGVEWMPPKGGVTEEQMLKFMGANTYLSPLQAKELLEDEEVGFAYTSLREARPSLYSLIELREHIKKRPSLATSEKVQQFVRARGREAVVAGFYHEGYEEPLLMLMKRRGVHSGLVVKGEEGALTMTTRLRSVNASKGLPVNYCSGFRSLSAASALEVDGVSRQSFNVEVNAKDYGFEPTETPRTDRSVLRNIELGLAALSGEKGPAYDRIVLNAGMVDHLLGCDGAEDISLALDRAREAIDSGEALNKLVNYIKFSRKMKQN; encoded by the exons ATGAGATCGCTGTTGAAGCCGGAACCTTCCATCTCCGTGGCGTCAATCTACAATCCCAGTGATCGTGTCTCCACGCTCTCGCGGatccaaaattctctcaacttatCCTCAAAGCTCCACGACTGTTTGATTCGGCGAAAGATATCTGTAACTGTAAGAGCTACACTGGACTCGCTGACGATCGATCATCTAGGGCTTCCGGAGACTAATGGTATTCTAAATCCTGCTATTTCTTCTTCGTACCGCAGTTCGAAGCTCCTTAAGCCGAATCAGACGGTGTTAGAAGCTCAGGCTAGGGTTTGTACGGGACCCACGCAGACTAGGCCGCTCGGTGAAGACCAGGCTTTTAAAGTGTTAGAAACTATTCTAAAATCCG CTAGGGGAGAACTCAAAGATGAAGAGGAAGTTTCTAGAGCACAGCTTGGAGCATTTTTTTCTGCAATGACAATCCGTGCAAATGCCTTTCCAGAAGCAACTCAGTGGAGTGAAGGGGAAATACATGCAATGAATACATTCTGGCCACTCCTGGTTCAAGCACTTCCACCGGATGTTATCTTCATAGCTGATCCTGAAGGTTCTTTAATGGGAGTTGGGAGTTCAATTGGGCCTCAGTATGTTGGTAATGATACTACTGAAATGCGACTGGTTGGTGCCCTTAGGGAAGTTTTAGCGGGAGGTCATCTTGGATACGAGGAGGTCCATGGTGTTTTAAAAGATGTTCTtcctttgaaatttgaaaatgtgAAATCATCTGGAGTTAGAGAGTCATTGCTTTCTGCATTTCTAATTGGCCAACGTATGAACCTGGAGACGGATCGAGAGCTTAAGGCATACTGTCTTGCATTTGATGATGAGCATG GTCCTGTGCCCGTTGCTGATGTTAGATCATTGACTCATTATGGTGACCCATATGATGGAAACACGCGTTACTTCAGGAGCACATTGTTTGTTGCTGCAGTTAGATCCTGTTATGGTGAATCTTGCTTGCTTCATGGTGTGGAATGGATGCCTCCTAAG GGGGGTGTAACTGAAGAACAAATGCTGAAGTTCATGGGCGCAAATACATACTTATCTCCATTGCAAGCAAAGGAACTTCTTGAG GATGAGGAGGTTGGTTTTGCCTACACGAGTCTGCGTGAAGCTCGCCCTTCCCT ATATTCATTAATTGAGTTGAGGGAGCATATAAAGAAACGCCCATCACTGGCTACTTCTGAGAAGGTTCAGCAATTTGTGAGG GCTCGAGGAAGGGAAGCAGTTGTTGCTGGGTTTTATCATGAAGGTTATGAGGAGCCACTGTTAATGCTTATGAAAAGAAGAGGTGTTCACTCTGGTTTGGTGGTTAAG GGTGAGGAGGGGGCCCTCACAATGACAACAAGATTGCGATCCGTGAATGCTTCTAAAGGACTTCCTGTCAACTACTGTTCAGGCTTCCGTTCACTGAGTGCAGCATCTGCTCTTGAAGTTGATG GGGTGTCCCGTCAGAGTTTCAATGTTGAGGTTAATGCAAAAGATTATGGTTTTGAACCCACTGAAACTCCGAGAACTGATAGATCG GTGTTGAGGAATATCGAATTGGGTTTGGCAGCTCTAAGCGGTGAAAAAGGACCAGCATATGATAGGATCGTGCTGAATGCTGGGATGGTGGATCATCTCCTGGGCTGTGATGGTGCAGAAGACATATCCTTGGCTTTGGATAGAGCCAGAGAGGCCATTGACAGTGGTGAAGCCCTCAACAAGTTAGTAAATTACATCAAATTCTCTCGCAAAATGAAGCAAAACTAA